In Onychomys torridus unplaced genomic scaffold, mOncTor1.1, whole genome shotgun sequence, one genomic interval encodes:
- the LOC118576327 gene encoding rhox homeobox family member 2-like: METRQDGFHSFNRIMSIGTDEDQQQQHGGNAMVLMPGEEGGKKGDVQSQLAHGELDQGELALGELAPSKPAQEELAQSSLAQETTGVVEECRNEEEEEMEGGHGGDGSSSPIDKGNHAEDGHGSSVQLQPQPETAIPEGTKSLQDGDRLPSQSHTRFTQSQLEDLERLFQDTRFPSFQVRNDLARRMGVPEADVLDWFRARRASFRRSNRLPRLFDAPPGPQNKDP, encoded by the exons ATGGAGACTCGTCAGGACGGCTTCCACAGTTTCAACAGGATAATGAGTATAGGAACTGATGAGGACCAGCAACAACAGCATG GTGGGAATGCAATGGTCCTGATgcctggagaggaaggaggcaagAAAGGGGATGTACAGAGCCAGCTTGCTCATGGTGAGCTTGATCAGGGTGAACTTGCTCTGGGCGAACTTGCCCCAAGCAAGCCTGCTCAAGAAGAGCTTGCTCAGTCCAGTCTTGCTCAGGAAACCACAGGAGTGGTAGAGGAGTGCAgaaacgaagaagaagaagaaatggaaggaggcCATGGTGGCGATGGTAGTTCTAGCCCCATAGACAAGGGGAATCACGCAGAAGATGGTCACGGAAGCAGTGTTCAACTGCAGCCTCAGCCAGAGACAGCTATTCCTGAGGGTACCAAGAGTCTCCAGGATGGGGACAGGCTGCCTTCCCAGAGCCACACGAGATTCACCCAGTCTCAGCTGGAAGACCTAGAGCGTCTTTTCCAAGACACTCGCTTCCCCAGCTTTCAAGTAAG GAATGATCTTGCAAGACGTATGGGAGTGCCGGAAGCTGATGTGCTG GATTGGTTTAGGGCCAGGAGAGCCAGTTTCAGGAGAAGCAATAGACTGCCAAGGCTGTTTGATGCACCACCTGGTCCTCAGAACAAGGATCCCTGA